In Vibrio lentus, a single genomic region encodes these proteins:
- a CDS encoding CpaF family protein, which yields MFFKRKNINPEFEKKVEQFSQEEDGVVSPLIQKVANVSHEAKSLEASEEQEKSVNEAKKVLEQELSIKHYFHKQLLETLDLGLLSSLDKERAKVDLHEAIVQLMADDQSHALSAEGRKRVIKQIEDEVFGLGPLEPLLADKTVSDILVNGPKSVYVERRGKLEKTPYTFLDDRHLRNIIDRIVSQVGRRIDEASPMVDARLVDGSRVNAIIPPLALDGPSVSIRRFSVDSLTMDNLLEYKSASPQMAKFIEAAVKGELNILISGGTGSGKTTTLNIFSGFIPRDKRIITIEDSAELQLQQPHVIRLETRPANLEGKGEISQRELVKNTLRMRPDRIVVGEVRGSEAVDMLAAMNTGHDGSLATIHANTPRDALSRVENMFSMAGWNISTKNLRAQIASAIHLVVQMERQEDGKRRMVSIQEINGMEGEVITMSEIFHFQRQGIDENGNILGYYTATGVVPQSHDQLVKRGLDLPFELFTESHS from the coding sequence ATGTTCTTTAAACGAAAAAATATTAATCCGGAGTTTGAAAAGAAAGTAGAACAGTTTTCCCAAGAGGAAGACGGCGTTGTATCGCCCCTCATTCAGAAAGTAGCTAACGTATCTCATGAAGCTAAGAGTTTAGAGGCGAGTGAAGAGCAAGAGAAGTCGGTGAATGAGGCGAAAAAAGTCTTAGAGCAGGAACTGTCGATTAAACACTACTTTCATAAACAGCTACTTGAAACATTAGATTTAGGGCTACTTTCTAGTCTGGATAAAGAGCGCGCCAAAGTAGACCTTCATGAAGCGATCGTTCAGTTAATGGCGGATGACCAAAGCCACGCATTAAGTGCTGAGGGGCGTAAGCGAGTCATCAAGCAAATTGAAGATGAAGTATTCGGCCTTGGTCCACTTGAACCATTATTAGCCGATAAAACGGTGTCCGATATTTTGGTTAACGGACCTAAAAGTGTTTATGTCGAACGCCGAGGAAAATTAGAAAAAACACCGTATACGTTTTTAGATGATCGTCACTTAAGAAACATTATTGATCGTATCGTTAGTCAGGTTGGACGCCGGATTGATGAAGCGTCGCCGATGGTGGATGCTCGATTAGTTGATGGTTCACGAGTGAATGCCATTATTCCCCCTTTGGCCTTAGATGGCCCTTCCGTTTCTATACGACGTTTTTCGGTAGACAGCCTAACCATGGATAATCTGCTGGAATACAAGTCAGCCTCTCCACAAATGGCAAAGTTCATTGAAGCTGCCGTAAAAGGTGAGCTCAATATCCTTATTTCTGGTGGTACAGGTTCAGGGAAAACGACGACGTTGAATATTTTTTCTGGGTTTATTCCTAGAGATAAACGGATTATTACCATAGAAGATTCCGCAGAGTTACAACTGCAACAGCCACACGTGATTCGTTTAGAAACACGCCCAGCAAACCTTGAGGGTAAAGGTGAGATTAGTCAGCGAGAGCTGGTAAAAAACACTTTGCGTATGCGACCTGACCGTATTGTTGTCGGGGAGGTGCGTGGTAGCGAAGCGGTTGATATGTTAGCGGCGATGAACACGGGTCATGATGGTTCACTTGCCACGATTCACGCGAATACACCTCGTGATGCACTAAGCCGTGTTGAGAATATGTTCTCAATGGCGGGTTGGAATATTTCAACGAAAAACCTCAGAGCACAGATCGCTTCTGCTATTCATTTAGTGGTTCAAATGGAGAGACAAGAAGACGGTAAGCGTCGGATGGTAAGTATCCAAGAGATCAACGGGATGGAAGGAGAGGTTATCACTATGTCTGAGATCTTCCACTTCCAGCGTCAAGGTATCGACGAGAATGGCAATATCTTAGGTTATTACACTGCAACCGGTGTGGTTCCTCAGTCTCACGACCAGTTAGTTAAGCGTGGTCTTGACTTGCCGTTTGAGCTCTTTACCGAATCACATAGTTGA
- a CDS encoding type II secretion system F family protein, which yields MDNVTVSLALLFVAVLFISQALLLPAAGKKAKHKELSRRLKETQRNIDEESLSLLKEHYNKELSPLDRKLIVIPFFADLKRMLELAGLKLTLSRFLLIVFLCGTLLALIALVFNQVWFICVAAFVFVWVIAYLFVQNRVTYRMARFEEQLPEALDIIRRALQAGQPLVQSFNEVGEEMPEPIGVEFKNTYNLLNYGYDLRLAILQMTERVPTVSMLAFSSAVMLQKETGGNLSENLQKVSEVLRARFKLERKIKTLSAESRLSAWILTLSPFALFFGLKFVNPEYIEPLYSDPRGISMVSVGVILLAIGALWIRKIINIEI from the coding sequence ATGGATAACGTAACTGTATCGTTGGCCCTATTGTTTGTCGCAGTGTTGTTTATTTCGCAAGCCTTGTTATTGCCAGCTGCCGGGAAAAAAGCCAAGCACAAAGAGTTATCTCGTCGCTTAAAAGAGACGCAAAGAAATATTGATGAAGAGAGCTTGTCTCTCTTAAAAGAACATTACAACAAAGAGTTATCACCACTCGATCGGAAGTTGATCGTTATTCCTTTCTTTGCCGATCTAAAGCGCATGCTTGAGTTAGCAGGTCTCAAGCTCACATTAAGCCGCTTCTTATTAATCGTATTTTTGTGCGGAACGTTATTGGCTTTGATTGCTTTGGTTTTCAATCAGGTGTGGTTCATTTGTGTTGCCGCTTTTGTCTTTGTTTGGGTCATCGCTTATCTGTTTGTACAAAACCGAGTGACTTACAGAATGGCACGCTTTGAAGAACAGCTACCAGAGGCCTTGGATATTATCAGGAGGGCCTTACAAGCCGGTCAACCATTGGTCCAGTCTTTCAATGAGGTTGGCGAAGAGATGCCAGAGCCTATTGGGGTTGAGTTTAAGAATACCTATAACTTACTGAACTATGGTTACGACTTAAGGCTCGCTATTTTACAAATGACAGAAAGAGTACCGACGGTATCGATGCTGGCTTTCTCAAGTGCTGTCATGTTGCAGAAAGAAACGGGGGGGAATCTCTCTGAGAATCTACAAAAAGTATCTGAAGTATTAAGAGCCCGCTTTAAGCTAGAAAGAAAGATCAAAACTCTATCCGCTGAGAGTCGACTTTCTGCTTGGATACTGACGCTTTCTCCTTTCGCCCTATTTTTCGGTCTTAAATTCGTAAACCCTGAATACATCGAGCCTTTGTACAGCGATCCTAGAGGTATATCTATGGTCAGTGTCGGCGTGATTTTGTTGGCGATTGGGGCATTGTGGATAAGAAAAATTATAAATATCGAGATATAG
- a CDS encoding Tad domain-containing protein, with protein MLYQVSRMPKKQGGLVVIFVTIALLVFLAVSALAVDINHMLVNKTRLQNAVDSAALAAATILDNSKNQTAVSTEVTSTLNAMAGSSGNHEFDFSTAVVTVEYSNDPQDFVGVATFGADDDVYVRVNVSSLDMDEFFIQMFGLAKSVSATAVAGPSSGQQVVNNIVPIGVCIGDGTSDNDVNEDGYHDTTGAEITNVFGYEVGSVQALKVGDKKLSQMGNGNYHLLDFGSGGSTVREALAGYYDYSVAIGDDVTTKPGGTVGPTGQGLNTRFGDYGGGLASSDYPSDYVTAEPSSKITIDSKTGDIDFDGSYTYAQYEAATNACIANNGSGCVSDGTAWRRILPIPMVDCSGKSGGVTTFTVEKIGCFFLLQKAPTNNSGTPAVFGEFIHSCSVAGGASGSESSTEGPYTIVLYKDPDGEGS; from the coding sequence ATGTTGTATCAAGTATCAAGAATGCCTAAAAAACAGGGCGGATTGGTGGTCATATTTGTGACCATTGCGCTGTTAGTTTTCCTAGCCGTATCTGCCTTAGCGGTGGATATAAATCATATGCTAGTGAATAAAACTCGCCTACAGAATGCGGTTGATTCAGCGGCTTTAGCAGCAGCGACGATTTTAGATAACAGCAAAAATCAGACTGCGGTATCAACAGAAGTTACATCAACATTAAATGCAATGGCGGGGTCTTCTGGCAATCATGAATTTGATTTTTCGACTGCAGTAGTAACCGTAGAGTACTCGAATGATCCGCAAGATTTTGTTGGAGTGGCAACGTTCGGCGCTGACGATGATGTTTATGTGCGAGTAAATGTCAGTTCATTGGATATGGATGAATTCTTTATTCAGATGTTTGGCTTGGCCAAAAGTGTATCTGCAACCGCTGTTGCAGGGCCAAGTTCTGGTCAACAAGTCGTAAACAACATTGTACCGATTGGAGTGTGTATTGGTGATGGCACCTCAGATAATGATGTAAATGAAGATGGCTATCACGATACTACTGGCGCGGAAATTACCAACGTATTTGGTTATGAAGTCGGTAGTGTTCAGGCGCTTAAAGTCGGGGACAAAAAGCTGTCTCAGATGGGGAATGGTAACTACCACTTGCTGGACTTTGGATCTGGAGGGAGCACAGTTAGAGAAGCTTTGGCTGGATACTATGATTACTCAGTTGCGATTGGCGATGATGTCACAACTAAGCCCGGAGGAACGGTTGGCCCCACAGGTCAAGGGCTGAACACTCGTTTTGGTGATTACGGTGGAGGATTGGCGAGTTCAGATTATCCTTCCGATTACGTAACAGCAGAACCTAGTTCTAAAATTACGATAGACAGCAAAACGGGCGATATAGACTTTGATGGTTCTTATACCTATGCGCAATATGAGGCCGCTACAAACGCATGCATTGCAAATAACGGTTCTGGTTGCGTTTCCGATGGCACTGCATGGCGACGTATCCTCCCAATTCCTATGGTCGACTGTTCAGGGAAAAGTGGTGGAGTAACCACTTTTACTGTAGAGAAAATAGGGTGTTTCTTCTTATTGCAAAAAGCGCCAACAAACAATTCTGGCACGCCTGCTGTGTTTGGTGAATTTATACACTCTTGCAGTGTCGCTGGTGGCGCTAGTGGCTCAGAGTCATCCACTGAAGGTCCATATACGATTGTGTTGTATAAGGATCCTGATGGAGAGGGGTCGTAG
- a CDS encoding type II secretion system F family protein has translation MEFFDLEVWKQTLSEFGISSQTLLYGMILLTTMLLTLTLGFIFVGTRSPLDKKLKQISGSSHSSSRKPYDFTNTLESLTPFIGRGNKKDNETYSEKLMHAGYHEKSALSVFYAFKVLSTLIGFVCAFTVFYLDIGDSYNNLLIVTCIFVGTFLPNFILSKMQKERQRKIRNGVPDALDLLVVCTESGLGFNAALGRVANELYISQPELADELDTVFAKIQAGVTMPDALSQLVERTGLRELEGLVSLLSHASRMGGSLAQTLRDYTEDFRDKRQQAAEEIAAKIPTKMLFPMLLFIWPCFFIVALGPGMMIVMDALTSPGASL, from the coding sequence ATGGAATTCTTTGATTTAGAAGTATGGAAACAAACACTCTCTGAGTTCGGTATCAGCAGTCAAACTCTGTTGTACGGAATGATTTTGCTGACCACTATGTTACTGACTCTTACCCTTGGCTTTATTTTTGTTGGTACTCGTTCCCCGTTGGATAAAAAACTAAAGCAAATTTCAGGAAGCAGTCACTCGAGTAGTCGCAAACCTTACGACTTCACTAACACCTTGGAGTCGTTGACGCCATTCATTGGGCGAGGGAACAAAAAGGACAACGAAACGTATTCAGAAAAGTTAATGCATGCTGGGTACCATGAAAAAAGCGCACTTTCTGTATTTTATGCCTTCAAAGTGCTTTCAACTTTGATAGGGTTTGTCTGTGCATTCACAGTGTTTTATTTAGACATAGGTGATAGTTATAACAATTTGCTGATTGTGACGTGTATTTTTGTCGGCACATTCTTACCTAATTTTATATTGAGTAAAATGCAAAAAGAGAGGCAGAGAAAAATCAGAAATGGGGTTCCTGATGCTTTAGATCTTTTAGTGGTGTGTACTGAATCAGGTCTTGGTTTTAATGCTGCGCTAGGGCGTGTCGCTAACGAGTTATACATTTCACAACCCGAACTTGCCGATGAACTTGATACGGTATTTGCCAAAATACAAGCAGGTGTGACCATGCCTGATGCTTTGAGTCAACTCGTTGAACGAACGGGGCTTCGTGAGTTGGAAGGGCTTGTTTCTTTGCTCTCGCATGCTTCAAGAATGGGGGGGAGTTTAGCTCAAACCTTACGTGACTATACTGAAGATTTTCGAGACAAACGCCAACAAGCTGCGGAAGAAATTGCAGCGAAAATCCCCACAAAAATGCTATTTCCCATGTTGTTGTTCATTTGGCCTTGCTTCTTTATCGTTGCTCTTGGCCCCGGAATGATGATTGTAATGGATGCACTGACATCTCCAGGAGCGAGTTTATGA
- a CDS encoding AAA family ATPase has translation MGEAIDILPNEDDAIRLKTNLNVWLIYNNENFHAHMRQQLKRCRNVHIESFSLLGMTEEYVKNIDAPDLIFVEASGGWAQKMVDLQSYNLQLEEHDLSLVVFGDESDNGSLKIALRLGASDFLSHDISISGLLPLLKKTAAEKIENSSYGEVFLFINTKGGMGATTLALNTAVEIASYHPNEVLLLDIDLQFGVIPEYLNITPTYSISDAIDSSNDLDEMSLSSLVNKHTSGLHVLSFKHENNADDYEHAQKIGKLLPVLRRFYRYIIIDFSRGLDHIFASAISPATKVLLVAQQTLVSVKNSNRLIRTLKFEYGLQQDSIEIIVNRYEKRQTIKLTDIEQTVGKHDIHLMPNDFKVALESANLGLPLVESKKKSSITRSIIDLSHILSPPEQEEKGWLKKIFS, from the coding sequence ATGGGCGAAGCAATTGATATTTTACCTAATGAAGACGATGCGATTCGCCTTAAAACTAACTTGAATGTATGGCTGATTTATAACAATGAGAATTTTCATGCTCATATGAGACAGCAATTGAAACGTTGTCGAAACGTGCATATTGAGTCTTTTTCTTTGTTAGGTATGACTGAAGAGTATGTGAAAAATATTGATGCCCCAGATTTAATCTTTGTTGAAGCAAGCGGTGGCTGGGCTCAGAAAATGGTGGATTTGCAAAGCTACAATCTGCAGTTAGAAGAGCATGATTTATCTTTGGTTGTGTTTGGTGATGAAAGTGACAATGGGTCATTAAAAATAGCGCTAAGACTCGGTGCTTCGGATTTTCTGTCTCACGATATATCTATTTCTGGTCTTCTCCCCTTACTAAAGAAAACAGCGGCGGAGAAAATCGAAAATTCGAGCTACGGAGAAGTGTTCCTATTTATCAACACTAAAGGTGGTATGGGGGCGACAACCTTAGCGCTCAATACTGCCGTAGAAATAGCAAGTTATCATCCGAATGAGGTGCTGTTGCTCGATATTGACCTCCAGTTTGGTGTTATTCCTGAATATTTGAATATCACGCCGACCTACAGCATCTCAGATGCTATCGATAGCTCCAATGACTTGGATGAGATGTCTTTGAGTAGCTTGGTGAATAAGCACACATCAGGGTTACACGTTTTAAGTTTCAAGCATGAAAATAACGCAGATGATTATGAACATGCTCAGAAAATCGGGAAGTTACTGCCCGTATTACGTCGCTTCTATCGCTATATTATTATCGATTTTTCTCGAGGGTTGGATCATATTTTTGCATCGGCCATCTCTCCTGCGACTAAGGTGTTACTTGTTGCTCAACAAACCTTGGTTTCGGTTAAAAATAGTAATCGATTAATTCGAACGCTCAAGTTTGAGTACGGGTTGCAGCAGGACTCAATTGAGATCATTGTGAATCGTTATGAAAAGCGACAAACCATCAAGCTAACAGACATAGAACAAACCGTTGGAAAGCATGACATCCATTTAATGCCTAATGATTTTAAGGTGGCTCTTGAGAGCGCCAATTTAGGTTTGCCGTTGGTTGAATCGAAGAAAAAGAGCTCGATTACACGGTCGATTATTGATTTGTCTCATATCCTTTCTCCGCCAGAACAAGAAGAGAAAGGTTGGCTTAAAAAAATATTTTCATAA
- a CDS encoding TadE family protein encodes MKLIKKQNGLAIIEFTIVSWLIFLLIFLIVALGAYVFSLQIVNEATRKAARLATVCYVLDRDNIAGVVVEDIPILGFSDSNLEVAYLDAAGAEITSDLEANLSAIKFVRARATGYGIQLISNLSFLGTNGFLAAPAFETILPSENLGVIRANSNTRTRCPKQIQGE; translated from the coding sequence ATGAAGTTAATCAAGAAACAAAACGGTTTAGCCATCATTGAGTTTACGATTGTTTCTTGGTTGATATTCTTGCTGATTTTTTTGATTGTCGCCTTGGGGGCTTATGTATTTTCCCTGCAAATAGTGAACGAAGCGACAAGAAAAGCAGCAAGATTAGCCACCGTTTGTTACGTGTTGGATCGCGATAATATTGCAGGGGTTGTTGTAGAAGATATACCCATATTAGGCTTTAGTGATAGTAATTTGGAGGTTGCGTATTTGGATGCTGCAGGCGCTGAGATTACTTCTGATCTGGAAGCAAACCTGAGTGCGATTAAGTTTGTACGAGCAAGAGCGACAGGTTATGGCATTCAACTGATCAGTAACCTAAGCTTTTTAGGAACGAATGGTTTTTTGGCTGCACCTGCATTTGAGACAATTTTACCGTCTGAGAACTTAGGTGTGATAAGAGCGAATTCAAATACTAGGACAAGATGTCCGAAACAAATACAGGGTGAGTAG
- the chrA gene encoding chromate efflux transporter, with the protein MLSIFKTFFWLGWISFGGPAAHIGYFRKTFVEKLNWLSDEEYGQIVALSQFLPGPGSSQVGFAVGYKKGGLTGAIAAFVGFTSPSVILMLILALASNQLLEAPLFISIIHGLKLLAVVVVADATFGMYKNFCQSKIATALCVITAIVLLLIPGIWPQVLVLLFAAIIGSKFLTSQDLKTTPSTHKITITPLVIFVALLVGLPLFSAYSQGIEVFGLFYQAGSLVFGGGHVVLPLLQNGIGDQLSQDTFLTGYAAAQAVPGPMFTLATYLGYVLMPSAPITGALLATIAVFLPGFLLLLGVLKNWQAIASKPLVAGALTGVNAAVVGLLLAALYQPIFTSAVSSGIDFALIIVGVWLLKTMKMPIVGLVGTFIAAGAMLNYL; encoded by the coding sequence ATGCTTTCAATTTTTAAAACCTTTTTCTGGCTTGGCTGGATTAGCTTTGGTGGACCTGCGGCACATATTGGCTACTTCCGCAAAACCTTTGTTGAGAAACTGAATTGGTTATCCGACGAAGAGTACGGGCAAATTGTCGCCCTAAGTCAATTTCTGCCGGGTCCAGGCTCAAGTCAGGTTGGCTTCGCGGTTGGTTACAAAAAAGGTGGCTTAACCGGTGCGATTGCCGCATTTGTAGGCTTCACCTCCCCTTCTGTCATCCTAATGTTGATATTGGCCTTAGCGAGCAACCAGTTGTTGGAAGCACCGCTTTTCATTTCAATCATCCACGGACTTAAGCTACTCGCGGTCGTGGTTGTAGCTGACGCCACTTTCGGCATGTACAAAAACTTTTGCCAATCAAAGATAGCAACAGCACTGTGTGTGATCACCGCGATTGTTCTACTTTTGATTCCTGGGATCTGGCCTCAAGTCTTAGTGCTCCTATTTGCAGCAATCATTGGCAGCAAATTCTTAACCTCACAAGACTTAAAAACAACGCCTTCGACACATAAGATAACCATAACGCCGCTTGTTATTTTTGTAGCACTATTGGTTGGTTTACCTCTGTTCAGTGCATATTCTCAAGGCATCGAAGTGTTTGGGTTATTTTACCAAGCAGGCAGCTTAGTCTTCGGTGGCGGTCACGTGGTTCTTCCGCTGCTACAGAATGGTATTGGAGACCAACTGTCTCAAGATACCTTCCTAACAGGCTATGCTGCTGCGCAAGCGGTTCCTGGCCCGATGTTTACGTTAGCGACTTACCTCGGTTATGTGTTAATGCCATCGGCACCGATTACAGGTGCACTGCTCGCAACAATTGCGGTGTTCTTACCGGGCTTCTTATTGCTACTGGGGGTACTGAAGAACTGGCAGGCAATTGCGAGTAAACCTTTGGTGGCTGGTGCTCTTACCGGTGTGAATGCAGCAGTTGTTGGTCTATTACTTGCAGCTCTATACCAACCCATATTCACAAGTGCAGTGAGCAGCGGCATAGACTTCGCTCTGATCATTGTTGGCGTGTGGTTATTGAAAACAATGAAGATGCCGATTGTAGGTTTAGTTGGTACCTTTATCGCAGCCGGTGCGATGCTTAACTATTTATAA
- a CDS encoding TadE/TadG family type IV pilus assembly protein, with protein sequence MNSKFKKQQGFAAIEMMIATPVLLFFLVLVLELGNILIHYNIISKSVQNGARYAVTEVYGTQGGTVAPTAEIQNIVVYGKNTVGTAILSSLVTSDVTITPPSGDSYVRVTVNYNYVPHFLSIPFSSESLSVPLSVSSVMRVF encoded by the coding sequence ATGAATAGTAAATTCAAAAAACAGCAAGGTTTTGCTGCGATTGAAATGATGATTGCGACACCGGTGTTACTCTTTTTCTTGGTGTTGGTTCTTGAGCTGGGAAACATTTTAATCCACTACAACATCATCTCCAAATCTGTTCAAAATGGGGCCCGTTATGCGGTTACTGAGGTTTATGGAACGCAAGGTGGAACAGTAGCGCCTACTGCAGAAATTCAAAATATAGTGGTTTATGGGAAGAATACAGTCGGTACTGCAATACTCTCGAGCCTTGTCACTTCTGATGTGACAATTACCCCTCCTTCTGGTGATAGTTACGTGCGAGTAACGGTTAATTACAACTATGTTCCGCACTTTTTATCTATACCATTTTCATCGGAAAGTTTATCGGTTCCTTTGAGCGTATCGTCCGTGATGAGGGTTTTCTGA
- a CDS encoding type II and III secretion system protein family protein — MKILLACVFSLICFSAASVAALQTGKTVTVPHHKSTHVVLSGKAAKVSLGDPEVLDIVILKSNELFLIGKKLGATNLMAWDSRGQLIESINIEVTHDLNSLKSKLYEFLPDETIEVHSAQNRLLLSGQISNQQKMNVAMRIAETYAAGQAADDAKESGSEQAAATGVINLMSIGGAQQVMLEVTVAEVQRSLVRKFDANFHFFQTSGSNFSWGASSVPAGVLGATPIFDIPTSTDYGILGSFIDSNTLFTFALDVAKQNGVAKVLAEPNLTALSGSKAEFLAGGEFPIPVPDDDGITIEYKEYGVGLKFIPTVLSDKKINLNLAVDVSEIANSSSLTIDPGSTNATYFIPPITRRSASSTLELADGQTIGIAGLLSENVRDVSNKMPGIGDVPILGQLFNSQEYISGETELVILVTPRLAKPVDRSKIALPTDAFVDPNDLEYYLLGRSAYIAEPSDSEDSSNTNSDKGIAPTDGGSEGSFGHDL; from the coding sequence ATGAAAATATTATTAGCGTGTGTTTTTAGCCTGATTTGTTTTTCGGCAGCCAGTGTTGCTGCTCTGCAGACGGGAAAAACGGTCACGGTTCCACATCACAAATCTACGCATGTGGTGCTGTCGGGAAAAGCGGCGAAGGTTTCTCTTGGTGATCCTGAAGTCTTAGATATTGTGATTTTGAAATCTAATGAGTTGTTCTTAATTGGTAAAAAATTAGGGGCGACAAATTTGATGGCTTGGGATTCGCGAGGTCAGTTGATTGAGTCGATTAACATCGAAGTTACCCATGATCTTAATAGCTTAAAGTCAAAGCTATACGAGTTTCTTCCAGATGAGACGATTGAGGTTCATAGTGCGCAAAACCGTTTGCTGTTAAGTGGGCAAATCAGTAATCAACAAAAAATGAATGTAGCGATGCGAATTGCCGAAACTTATGCGGCAGGACAAGCAGCGGATGATGCTAAAGAGAGTGGTAGTGAGCAAGCAGCCGCAACGGGTGTGATCAACTTGATGTCTATTGGTGGCGCACAACAAGTTATGCTTGAAGTGACGGTAGCCGAGGTTCAGCGAAGCTTAGTGAGAAAGTTCGATGCTAACTTCCATTTCTTCCAAACCAGTGGTTCTAATTTTTCGTGGGGCGCTTCATCAGTCCCTGCTGGTGTATTGGGCGCAACGCCAATTTTCGATATCCCAACTTCTACCGATTACGGGATTTTAGGTTCTTTCATCGATAGTAATACCTTGTTTACTTTTGCTCTTGATGTCGCGAAGCAAAACGGCGTGGCTAAGGTATTAGCTGAGCCAAACTTAACCGCATTGAGTGGCTCAAAAGCTGAGTTTCTAGCGGGTGGTGAGTTTCCTATTCCTGTTCCCGACGATGATGGAATTACCATTGAGTACAAGGAATACGGTGTCGGGTTGAAATTCATACCTACCGTACTCAGCGATAAAAAAATCAATCTTAACCTAGCGGTTGATGTGAGTGAGATAGCTAACAGCAGTTCATTGACTATCGATCCTGGTTCTACGAATGCGACTTATTTTATCCCACCAATCACACGTCGAAGTGCATCTTCTACGCTTGAGCTTGCTGATGGCCAAACTATCGGTATCGCAGGGTTGTTGAGTGAGAATGTACGAGATGTCAGTAACAAAATGCCGGGTATTGGTGATGTGCCGATTTTAGGTCAGCTTTTCAATAGTCAGGAATACATATCGGGTGAAACCGAGCTTGTTATTCTTGTCACACCTCGACTCGCCAAACCGGTGGATAGAAGTAAAATCGCGCTGCCAACTGATGCCTTTGTAGATCCTAATGACCTGGAATATTACTTATTAGGTAGAAGTGCTTACATTGCTGAGCCTTCTGATTCTGAAGACAGCAGCAATACAAATTCAGACAAAGGAATCGCGCCAACTGATGGTGGCAGTGAAGGTTCATTTGGTCATGATTTATAA
- a CDS encoding tetratricopeptide repeat protein has protein sequence MMRMNRMVLLLLPLVILGCASSDEPTNQFDAELYSGKPIDTLTSDDPPVSEKEAIMRGDVALRDNNIDLALYEYIRSLSFPEQEFHDKTLFTIGRIHSSRGNYALAEKAYLAALDFNPAHTEVLEQLGVLYTKQRRTDEGRSYFFKAINADQVRLKSSSTIKNYQALSQSEVAGLKVDSMSPALAYMGIGVLEDVDGKHQIAQEYFKKSLTIDKTSVKALLNMGYSHYMYGNYKEAYQYTRSALEIEPNNEKAQNNLALIYLASGDVKKAINVFMRHMDAPEALNNVGYFLIIQGRPDEAIPYLQQAIDKKPSYYKIANENLNRALAEVREMKASTPI, from the coding sequence ATGATGCGAATGAATAGAATGGTTTTACTTTTACTGCCGTTAGTAATTCTCGGTTGCGCTTCTTCTGATGAGCCAACCAATCAGTTTGATGCCGAATTGTATTCGGGGAAGCCAATTGACACCTTAACCAGTGACGATCCGCCGGTCAGTGAAAAAGAAGCAATCATGCGTGGTGATGTCGCTCTTAGAGATAACAACATCGATTTAGCTCTTTATGAGTACATCCGATCTCTGTCTTTTCCTGAACAAGAGTTTCACGATAAAACGCTATTTACGATCGGTCGAATTCACTCATCGAGAGGTAATTACGCACTCGCTGAAAAAGCGTATTTGGCGGCATTAGATTTTAACCCTGCGCATACTGAAGTATTAGAGCAGTTAGGTGTTTTATATACCAAACAACGCCGTACAGATGAAGGTCGAAGCTACTTCTTTAAAGCGATCAATGCAGACCAAGTTCGCTTAAAAAGTAGTAGCACGATTAAAAACTACCAAGCGTTAAGTCAAAGTGAAGTAGCGGGTTTGAAGGTTGATAGTATGTCTCCTGCTTTGGCTTACATGGGAATCGGAGTCTTAGAAGATGTAGATGGTAAACATCAGATAGCCCAAGAATATTTTAAAAAGTCTCTCACTATCGATAAGACTTCAGTGAAGGCTTTACTGAACATGGGTTACTCCCATTACATGTACGGCAACTACAAAGAAGCGTACCAATACACGCGTTCTGCTTTAGAGATCGAACCTAATAATGAGAAGGCTCAAAACAACCTTGCACTTATCTATTTGGCATCCGGGGATGTGAAAAAAGCCATAAATGTGTTTATGCGTCATATGGATGCGCCGGAAGCTCTGAATAATGTTGGTTACTTTTTAATTATTCAAGGTCGACCTGATGAAGCGATTCCTTACCTTCAACAAGCCATCGACAAAAAACCTTCGTATTACAAAATCGCCAATGAAAACCTAAATCGAGCCTTAGCCGAGGTGAGAGAAATGAAGGCGAGCACACCAATATAG